The genomic interval TTCACATGAAAATACTGCTTAGGATTTGGGATCTCTTTTTCTTAGATGGCTCGATTGTACTTTTCAAAGCCACATTAGCAATGTTGAAAATAAAAGAGAACAAGTTCACTGAGATATCAAATTCTGCTCAGATTTTTAACACTTTGTCGGATATACCTGGTGAAATTGATGATGttgatcttttaataaaaaCCATAGATGAAGTCTGCGGTGACACTTTAAGTCCAGCTTTGATTGAAACTCATAGGAGAAGACACTTGGCTTATTTGATGGCCGATCAAGGTGCACTAGTAGGGAATCCAAATGCAGTGCCCAATCTGCCGAAACAACAACTACAGAGACGGCAGATAAAGAGAACCAAATCAGTTATTCAGACGATATTGTTTGGAGATGATACAAATAATGAAGATGCTGTATCTAAAAATGTGAAGCAAACAGAAATTCTGGTTGATCTCCGGGAGGCAATCCTGCAAGTGGCGCGTCATTTTCTTGCCCTGGAACCTCAACTGGCATCTGACGTTCAACTAACTGCAGATTATACGATGCAGAGTCATGCAGCTGATAGAGAAAGATATGTAAATGTGTCCAGAAGCAAAAGGCGCAGGGCTAAAGCTCTCCTAGACTTTGAAAGGAGGGATGGTGATGAATTGGGATTTAGAAAAAATGATGTCATAGAAGTGATCAGTTCAAGAGATGAGCATTGTTGGATTGGTGAATTAAATGGCCTAAGAGGCTGGTTCCCTGCAcgatttgtaaaattattagatGAAAAAGGAGTCAAATATAGCCGAGCCGGTGATGATTCTGTTACAGAGAAAGCAGCTCACTTAGTAAGGGGAGTCTTAGCTCCGGCATTCAAAAGGGTACTACTACATGGTATTAAAAAACCTAGTTTCTTAGATGGACCATGTCATCCATGGCTATTTATAGAGGAAGCATCTTCAAGAGAGGTAGAGAAGGACTTCAATTCAGTGTATAGTCGTCTGGTTCTTTGCAAAACCTATCGCTTAGATGAAGATGGTAAAGTACTCACACCAGAAGAGTTGCTCTACAGATGTGTCCAAGCAATCAACTTGTCACATGACAATGCCCATGCTCAGATGGATGTCAAGTTACGCACATTAATATGTATGGGATTGAATGAAGAAGCGTTACATTTATGGTTGGAGGTGCTATGTTCATGTGTTGACGTTGTACAGAAATGGTTTCACCCCTGGTCATTTATCAACTCCCCAGGATGGGTGCAGATTAAATGTGAACTGAGAATTTTATCTCAGTTTGGATTTAATTTGAATCCTGATTGGGAGCTGCCTTTGAAGAAGGACACCCAAAACCAACCACTAAAAGAGGGTGTTAGAGATATGTTGGTAAAACATCACTTATTCTCATGGGACCTGTAGGATTACATAAAACATTCCAAAGATAgcttattcttttaaaaaaatctgtataaattacttattttattagttgCTCTTTGTAAAGTTTAAGTTTTCTCAATTATTAacatactaagtacctatattaagtattaaaaagtacctatattaagtattaaaaagtacctaaattttaaatttaacataatattaagctAAACTTTATTGTGTtgtagatatgtacttatatttttatgttgcgAAGCTTGTTGTAATTTAAGATAATAATTGTAACCTTCATTTCTATTAGCTGTACATAGCTGGTtacatttctaaataaatatctgtataAATAGCTAATTTTGGAAAATATGTCCTAATTTATTCATGCTTAGtttttttataggtatgtaGTTGTATGTTATTATCATGTAGTAGGTATGATAAGATGAGCTTTCGTTTTAGTGTGGcttctttgttttttattatgtaaaatttaatttgttagttatttaaaaaataaaatacttaagcaGATTAATAGTAGTATTATTCATTTCCCAGATTGATTAATTcattagttttaaaattcattttgtaGGTTGTAATACCAGTGTATTAGGCAGTGGTCAGACCAtgccgccgacgatgaacgagaaacgagggtgcgatcagcgggaagcgagtgtgtagtttcgacaGTTTTGTCGCCGACTGCATTCAAGGAGAATATAATCATTTTGGATCATAAGGCCTGTGGAACATGCATCCATGACCATAGACTAGAGATATGTCAAACTGACAGTTGGGAAATTGTCAGTGACAACTGACAtttgacaattttaaatagattttatcTCTCCAATTTCAGAAGTCAAACGTGCTTGTTCTCTACGAGCTAAGGCCATTTGGCGACTTgcactaaaaatatataaaaatgacatCAAAGGCTGAATTAGCTTGTGTTTACTCCGCTCTCATCCtcgttgatgatgatgtcgcCGTCACTGTAAGTAGAGATTTCATATTCACTAACCTAACCTCAAACCGAACTTACTTTCATGTCGTACTTCGGATATATCCATTTCCATCTCAAAAACTGTTATCTATCTGATAAAAAAAGTATTGTTGGTTAGTTTCTTGTACACAAAAGTAGTCAATTTAATTGCTATTTCGATATAAAGTGTTGATCaacaagtattttatttaatgtttacaGGGTGAGAAGATCTCTACCATCTTGAAGGCCGCAAATGTGGACGTGGAGCCATACTGGCCTGGTCTGTTCGCTAAGGCGCTGGAAGGCGTCAATGTTCGCGATCTGATCACGAACATTGGCTCAGGAGTAGGAGCAGCACCCGCTGGAGGCGctcccgccgccgccgcctcgGCGGCTGCTCCCGCTGCTGAAGCAGCCAAggaagaaaagaaagaagaagaacctGAGGAATCTGATGATGACATGGGCTTCGGTATGTAactaaactttttaaatatattcaaaccccaggtttttttttaatgaaatgggAAACCTTTTAATCTGTCTATGTAGTGATCACaaaagtagtccaatctgaagttgcaatatTATGCTGGTTTGATCAGGTTAAACACAAGCCcagctgagatctgtttttacACACTGATGCGTAAGCCTCTTGAACTACTTATTTTACATGCACTTCAATTTCATTCTAAGCAAACGAGTCCTTGACAGGGAAGAATCTACAATAGCTATTAATATGTATCCCTTTTCTGTTAGTTAGGCTACAGTTTGCAGCATATTTTTGtgttatgatgatgattttaaagaGATTGATTTGACTAATTTGCATCTACTTAATGGGATATGTTTTAACCATCTCTTGTTAGATATTGTGGTTAAGcaaacattggtactgattctgagcacaaccaattttagagtatttgcatcctcttactaatatgaaaaggacagacacagtttgacagttttaaacttaatttttagatgttaaaatcCGTGATAATAgtgcacagtcgcgagcctactgtttaaagttatagagtgcactaaaatttagagtgtttaaatgtaaagttcatgttctgtccttttttagcaatattaaaaagtaaaagatgcagatactctaaatttagtttagtagtaaatttagagtatctgcatctgcagaaagtaggctcgcgactggcagctctatattgaatttaaaactttcaaactgtctgtccttttcataatacattagtaagaagaggatacaaatactctaaaatttaggtgtgctcagaatcagtaccattgaatagaatagaatataattattGCTCATACAAAGGAAAAACATAGGAGAACAAACAAGATATTTAGGAGGTCAATAGCTGCAGCATACAAAtgttgatttattacaatatatAATTTAGGTCCATTCAATGATGTCTGATTGTATTAGCTTCAGAAAACTAATGATTGACAAAAAAATTACTGAGAATATCTACCTACGACTATTTCTAAAACTTTATAATGAACATAATCTAATTctttgtatttgtttgtttcaggtcTTTTCGACTAAAAagctttttataaaagtttttgtaTTCCATTGTAAGCTTTATGAAGCTTCTTTAGTTGTAAGGAaactgaaaatataaaaaaaacaatataaaaactgttttattgATCACCTCTATCTTAGATTAATAATCGATTGAGGTGAATGATCTATCCACTGCATAGTGTAGAATGTTATTTAATTAGGGCAGTTTTTAATATTCAGTCTATCTGCAATCTGTAGATACGAGCAAGTTCTTGGCAAAAGTACCATATTATTAATGACAACAATGTTGCTAAATAACTTATTCTCTtagattgaatattgaaaacaGGTGCTAGTCTTACTGATGATCTATTAGAACTAGAAGCCCCAGCTTCTTATCTACTACTGATGTACACTATTGGATGTCAGTAGCTCtaacataatacctacatagtaGTACATGGAAGTAgcataatacatattttattgtaaaaggtATTGCAATATGCAAGTCATCCAATCCATTAGTAGTCAATTTGAAGTTGTATCAATTGTGGTTTGCACAGCTCATAGACCACAGATTAGAGGTGTCATAGATCGAGGAATAAATACACAAGACTGGCAgagatctattttctatttCTGTTCATGAACACTGCTCAGTCAGATGCAGATGCAGATGGTTCATGGATatagtacaaaaataaaaaacaatctGTTTATTCATCGAATTTATATTACAactaacaataattatattttacaatgAATGCTTGATTATGGTTAACCCCACATAGCTCTCTGCACTCCAGAGAGTTTGTTATAATCTGCCAGATGTCTCCAAACAATTCGACTCATCCTCCATTCTTTGACAATACCACGAGGCctgcaaaatattaaaaagttagCTGTGAAGTCTTGAAATGAAGTCAGAAGTTCAGATTTCTGctactaggtataataatttaattcaaccaGCACCTTGAGGTAATAACACATCTATTGTTGATTCTAAGTGGTATAGCGTTCATCTCGAACTTGTTGATTTCCTTATCGGCCAGTTCTCTGATCTCCAATGGCAATACATTATTCTTTCTCAATGCATTTATTCTAGTCCTTTCCAGAAAATGTTCAGCGCTCATCCTTCGCCTCTTTACGTCCCTTATCATTAACCAATTTGCCCATTTGTTTCGTACCTGTTGGAactgataaaaaatattataagtatagtaaAATTCGTAACTAGAACCCATGAACCTAGTACCTTAGAATAACAAAGTACTTTCTTGGTTCAACTTACCCCATAGCCAGGTACAGCTTGTGATTTCCATATAAATTTACTAAGACCACCAATATTTAAGTTCATCGTTACGTGAAAAATACAGTTTCgaatatatatagtttttaataaatttaatttctaaCCTCTAAacattttcgattttttttcacTGACAGTGACagttattttgatattttgcgCTGGGCTGCCAGTTTTGTTTGAAAACTGTGGTCTGTGGAcccattttagaaaaaaatcgatcaagtgcgagtcggacctcCACActaggttccgtaccatcgtacaagaaacaacactattgttttaataggctacttgactcatatctaatttcgtccaataaatgattatttattatagtattttgcttaagacaacgaaatatatcaatcacaattattaaaaacgcaggatggatatataaatccaatttaaaaaaatacagtttttatttttatttgaaacgcagaaaacgctgtcagccatgatgtgacgtcattaaatatgtaaacaaagaaatgtcatccctatgtcacgcggggactaacttagtatccatatatataaaatttagagtcctgactaacttatatatcaacgcacagcctaaacagctggtcctagatacatgaaatttggtgggtgtgttctttgtaggtaaagagaacgtatccactaggaaaggattttttgaaattcc from Maniola hyperantus chromosome 4, iAphHyp1.2, whole genome shotgun sequence carries:
- the RpLP1 gene encoding large ribosomal subunit protein P1: MTSKAELACVYSALILVDDDVAVTGEKISTILKAANVDVEPYWPGLFAKALEGVNVRDLITNIGSGVGAAPAGGAPAAAASAAAPAAEAAKEEKKEEEPEESDDDMGFGLFD
- the mRpS14 gene encoding small ribosomal subunit protein uS14m, which encodes MNLNIGGLSKFIWKSQAVPGYGFQQVRNKWANWLMIRDVKRRRMSAEHFLERTRINALRKNNVLPLEIRELADKEINKFEMNAIPLRINNRCVITSRPRGIVKEWRMSRIVWRHLADYNKLSGVQRAMWG
- the LOC117997017 gene encoding small G protein signaling modulator 3 homolog, whose product is MDLAKSLFSSRDHVGYVGREEHERKISAALADDDPEDIIDAIRGMNVADELLPAPGGPFSALTPSMVPQDIMAKLAQPESEGHGGGLPDYRFDEFGFCVDEEDGPEQSSNKLLANVFVEDDQHRLQWEFYSKEINFSESENKLVKTDKLQRMVKDGVPHSLRPQVWMHLCGANKKRASTEITYHEIVRASSDDGLVTSKQIEKDLVQILPNNVCFSHPTSTGVPRLRRILRALAWLYPDIGYCQGTGMIAASLLLLMEEEEAFWTMCTTVEDLLPASYYSATLIGIQADQKVLRSLISTYLPGIDQVLNAHDIELSLITMHWFLTLYANIVHMKILLRIWDLFFLDGSIVLFKATLAMLKIKENKFTEISNSAQIFNTLSDIPGEIDDVDLLIKTIDEVCGDTLSPALIETHRRRHLAYLMADQGALVGNPNAVPNLPKQQLQRRQIKRTKSVIQTILFGDDTNNEDAVSKNVKQTEILVDLREAILQVARHFLALEPQLASDVQLTADYTMQSHAADRERYVNVSRSKRRRAKALLDFERRDGDELGFRKNDVIEVISSRDEHCWIGELNGLRGWFPARFVKLLDEKGVKYSRAGDDSVTEKAAHLVRGVLAPAFKRVLLHGIKKPSFLDGPCHPWLFIEEASSREVEKDFNSVYSRLVLCKTYRLDEDGKVLTPEELLYRCVQAINLSHDNAHAQMDVKLRTLICMGLNEEALHLWLEVLCSCVDVVQKWFHPWSFINSPGWVQIKCELRILSQFGFNLNPDWELPLKKDTQNQPLKEGVRDMLVKHHLFSWDL